The Methanobrevibacter sp. DNA segment GTCATGGCATTGGGAATGCCTGGACCTATGGAAAAGGACAAGATGTGTGCTCATGAGGCATCCACTGGGCTGATTCGTGCTCAGCTTATGACAAACACCCACATTCTAGAGGTATTCGTTCATGAGGATGAGGAGGAAGACCCTAAGGAGCTAAAGAAACTTGCAGACAACAGGGCTCGTGAACATGCCCAAAACCTCATTAAGATGATGTTCCATCCTAAGCAAATGAGAAAAGAGGCAGGAAAAGGAATGAGAGAAGGAAAAGAGGATGTTGGTCCTTTATAATGATTAATTGTTTTAATTTTAATCATGATTATTAGGTTTAAAAAATTAGAAAAATAGTTTTATTAAAGATTTATTTAAAATTAAAGAATTAGAAAAATAAGTTTTATTTAAAAATTTTATTTAAAATTAAGATAATATGTCAGAAATAAATTCAGATATCACTAAAGACGTTTACTTGGTTGTTCCGGCATTCAATGAGGAAAAGACCGTTTCCCAAATCATTGAAGGAATAGCTGAAAGGGGATATAATGTGATACTGGTCAATGACGGTTCAAGAGACAAGACACTAGATTTGGCCATTGAATCAAAAAGGAAGTATCCCGATCAGATATTCGTAGTCTCCCATGTAATCAATAGGGGATTGGGTGCTGCATTGAAGACAGGAATGATTCTTGCACTTAAAAAAAGGGCAAAATACATTGTAACCTTCGATGCTGATGGACAGCATGAGATAGGAGACATTCCAAAGGTCTGCAAGCCATTGCAGGATGGAGAAGCTGATGTTGTAATCGGTGCAAGGCCATTTGAGGACATGCCAATAAGCAAAAGCTTTGCAAACTACATAATGAATGCATTGACCTTAATCTTCTACGGAAGAAAGGTTAAGGATTCACAATCTGGGCTAAGGGCCTTCACTGCCCAAGCGGCAGATGCAATCAATATAGTCTCCAGAGGGTATGGTGTTTCATCCGAATTCATTAAGGAGATAAGCGATAAGAATCTTAGATTGGTTGAAGTTACAATCACAACAATCTACACTCCAGAAACCCAAAATAAGGGAACAGATGCAATTGTCGGATTAAAGATCTTAAGTAAAATGATCATTGACTTATTTAGGATATAATTAGGTTTTTACAATTATTAGAATATTTAGAATATAAGAGGAAGTGTTATTATTATAGGTCCGTTTCGTACATATCAGGTTTTATTAGTTATTGCAACTATAATAGTCATAATATACTTCTATAGGAGATTGAGAGTTAAGAAGATCACCCCAGCCACATTCGTATTGTGGGTTTTAGTTTGTTTAATCGTCAATTTCTTTGCTTTCGCACCTAAATTCAGTGACCCCCTTGCAGGATTCTTCGGTTTTGGCAGAGGATTGGACCTCCTCCTTGTTCTTGGATATGCACTTCTTGTTTATGCGATTTTCAGACTATATGTGAAAATCGATGAATTGAATAGGAACACAACCGAATTGGTTAGGGCTTTAGCCATTAAGGATGAAATCAAATTGGAAGATATCGATAAGGATGAAGATGAATAAATGTCTCATCTTTAATTTTTTTTTATTTTTATTATCATTAAATAATTAAATATTTAGTTTAATTAAGGTTTTATTATGTTATTGTATTTTAGAGGATGTACAGCTCGTGAAAAACTGAATTCAATCAGCAAAGCCACCGAAAGGATCTTAAGGCACGCAAAGATCAGTTATGAAACTTTGGAAGATGAAAAGTGCTGTGGCTCAGTGCTACTTAGAACCGGTTTTTTAGAGGATGCTATCGAGCATATGAATGGCAATTTGGAGGATTTTGAAGGAAGAACCATTCTCACCTCATGTGCTGGCTGCTATAAGACATTAAAGGAAGACTATAAGAAATACCTTGGTGTTGACTTGAAGGTCATTCACATTTCCCAATTGCTGGAGCAACTGATCAGGGAAAATAAGATCTCTCTTAAGGGAAACAATGATTTGAATGTAACATATCATGATTCCTGCCATTTGGGAAGGCATGCAGGGGAATATGATGCTCCAAGAAATGTCATCAACTCAATATCCAATCTTGTGGAAATGGAAAATACGAAGGAAAAGGCAAGATGCTGCGGTTCCGGAGGAGGAGTCAAATCCGCTTATGGGGAATTGTCCAATTCAATTGCAGATTTGAGAATTCAAGAGGCTAGGCAAACCGATGCAGACTTATTGGTGACTGCATGTCCATTCTGCAAATTGAATCTTAGTCAGAATTCCCAAGATTTGGATGTCTTGGACTTGTCTGAATTTGTTCTTAAGCATCTGGATTTAACTGAAGATTGTGACAAAGAGGGTGAAATCCAATGAAGGAAGAGGAAATAGAATCTATGAGACATGTATTCAGTGGCCTCAAGGATAGGATAGAGCCCCTTGTAAAGACTCCAAAGATAAAAGCTCTCCAGCAAAGGGTCATAGACATTAGAAAGGATGCGATAGACAACAACGAAGAGCTTATAGCCATTGCAAAGGAGAGCTTGAAGGAGAACGACATTGACTTCTTTTATGCAGATGATGATGAGGCAGCACGAAAAATATTATGGGATTTAATAGATGAAGAGATTAAATCAAGTAATTTAAATCCAAATGAAGTTTACATAGCGAAATCCAAATCCAATACATTACGTGAGATCGATGCAAGTCAGTTTTTAGAAGAGAAGGGCATGATTATTGTTGAGACAGACTTGGGAGACAGAATTCTGCAATTGAAAAAGGAAGATAACAGTCCTGTTCACCCTACTGGTCCCGCTTCCCATTTGACAGTTGATGACATCGCAGGGATTGTCAATGAATCCATGGGGTTGGATTTGCCTGCAGTACCAAGGCCTATTATGGAGGCTGTGAGAGCTGATGTTTTAGGATTGATTGAAAAGGCTTCCATAGGCATCAGCGGTTCCAATTCAATCGCTGCAGAGGATGGTGCCATCCTAATGGTTCATAATGAGGGAAACATCAGCCTGGTTCAAAACAAGAAGCTCCATATTGTCCTTGCAGGAATAGACAAACTGGTGCCTCTTATAGAGGATTCCGTTTCTATCGCCAAGCTGGAGACTGCATTTGCAACCGGAAAGCCGGTGACTTCTTATATCAATATCGTCGCAGGACCTTCAAAGACAGCGGACATTGAGAAAAAGCTTCTAAAGAATATGTACGGTGCGGAAAGGGTAGCTGTCATATTGCTGGACAATGGCAGAAAACAGGCATTCAAGGA contains these protein-coding regions:
- a CDS encoding DUF2304 family protein — translated: MGPFRTYQVLLVIATIIVIIYFYRRLRVKKITPATFVLWVLVCLIVNFFAFAPKFSDPLAGFFGFGRGLDLLLVLGYALLVYAIFRLYVKIDELNRNTTELVRALAIKDEIKLEDIDKDEDE
- the ribC gene encoding riboflavin synthase codes for the protein MRIGIADTTFARYDMGAAAIDELKKNASDLKIIRVTVPGVKDLPVASKKLIEEEGCEIVMALGMPGPMEKDKMCAHEASTGLIRAQLMTNTHILEVFVHEDEEEDPKELKKLADNRAREHAQNLIKMMFHPKQMRKEAGKGMREGKEDVGPL
- a CDS encoding LUD domain-containing protein, translating into MKEEEIESMRHVFSGLKDRIEPLVKTPKIKALQQRVIDIRKDAIDNNEELIAIAKESLKENDIDFFYADDDEAARKILWDLIDEEIKSSNLNPNEVYIAKSKSNTLREIDASQFLEEKGMIIVETDLGDRILQLKKEDNSPVHPTGPASHLTVDDIAGIVNESMGLDLPAVPRPIMEAVRADVLGLIEKASIGISGSNSIAAEDGAILMVHNEGNISLVQNKKLHIVLAGIDKLVPLIEDSVSIAKLETAFATGKPVTSYINIVAGPSKTADIEKKLLKNMYGAERVAVILLDNGRKQAFKECLWCIGCGNCIVNCPVYNVVGNEFGYHSYLGGRGVAMSKYLKDNQGSVDSGLYMCTLCGMCTENCPVLTPTNEIIEKLRNSTQKDGLSMKQHEKIRDNIKDKGSPY
- a CDS encoding glycosyltransferase family 2 protein; the protein is MSEINSDITKDVYLVVPAFNEEKTVSQIIEGIAERGYNVILVNDGSRDKTLDLAIESKRKYPDQIFVVSHVINRGLGAALKTGMILALKKRAKYIVTFDADGQHEIGDIPKVCKPLQDGEADVVIGARPFEDMPISKSFANYIMNALTLIFYGRKVKDSQSGLRAFTAQAADAINIVSRGYGVSSEFIKEISDKNLRLVEVTITTIYTPETQNKGTDAIVGLKILSKMIIDLFRI
- a CDS encoding (Fe-S)-binding protein encodes the protein MLLYFRGCTAREKLNSISKATERILRHAKISYETLEDEKCCGSVLLRTGFLEDAIEHMNGNLEDFEGRTILTSCAGCYKTLKEDYKKYLGVDLKVIHISQLLEQLIRENKISLKGNNDLNVTYHDSCHLGRHAGEYDAPRNVINSISNLVEMENTKEKARCCGSGGGVKSAYGELSNSIADLRIQEARQTDADLLVTACPFCKLNLSQNSQDLDVLDLSEFVLKHLDLTEDCDKEGEIQ